From Carassius auratus strain Wakin chromosome 22, ASM336829v1, whole genome shotgun sequence, a single genomic window includes:
- the LOC113040332 gene encoding NACHT, LRR and PYD domains-containing protein 12-like isoform X10: protein MEISERSSSPDPSCVSLKSDASMGDPPKLSAEPVTSDPSAEPVTSDTRDDQIRAQDPPQAVNDELQRVKEQHKTSMKNKYERLCEGLKLQENESLLNSIYTQLYIIEGEREAVNQEHEVLQMEKTARTQHSQDTPIYCNDIFKASAEAGCEEKEQIKTVLTKGIAGIGKTVSVQKFILDWAEGKANQDVDFMFVLPFRELNLIRDHQYSLHRLLLDFHPELQDLDSQIYEECKVVFIFDGLDESRITLMFSDAQKVCDVTETSSVAVLMSKLMKGELLPSALIWITSRPAAANQIPSEYIHRLTEIQGFTEPQKEEYFRKRISDEHQASRIISHIRRARSLHIMCHIPVFCWISSTVLQKLLEEDLRAEIPQTLTEMYIHFLLIQINMRKQKYEERDPEKLLPSNREVIVKLSEVAFKQLMKGNVMFYEEDLIESGIDVTDASVYSGICTEILKQESVIHQRKVYSFIHLSVQEFLAAFYLLYCYLTKNKKPLHEFRSYGFNKDSLYDLLRSAVNKALKSENGRLDLFLRFLLGVSLESNQRLLQDLLTHTENSSETISRTTWYIKERITYQDDSHPLSAVKSINLFLCLLEVKDQTLSREIQEFVKSDKHSEEKLSPGHCSTISYMLQMSEEPLDELNPMKYNTSAEGRRRLIPAVIKCRKARLAGCDLTAQCCERLSSALQSSNCVLRELDLSYNDLQDSGVKFISDGLKSQNYQLQILRFSGCKLTAQCCESLSSALQSSNCVLRELDLRNNDLQDSGVKFISDGLKSQNCQLQILSLAGCDLTAQCCERLSSALQSSNCVLRELDLRNNDLQDSGVKFISDGLKSQNCQLQILRLSGCMVTEEGCGYLSSALSSNPSHLRELDLSYNHPGESGVKLLKHKLQDPNYKLQILNVDHGGEIRMRTGLRKYACELTLDPNTAHTRLVLSDENKKITLVKDHQLYPDHPERFDRVHPQVLCVESLTGRCYWETEWSRRAAISVSYKGINRKGGRRDCMFGLNDKSWSLFCSDNSFSVRHDEIIPVLSADPSSCKRAGVYVDVSAGVLSFYSVSDTHTLTHLHTLNTTFTEPLYAGFRLYYPDSSVSLCDIK from the exons atggagatcagtgagagatcttcatctccagatcccagctgtgtgtctctgaagagtgaTGCATCCATGGGAGATCCTCCTAAACTCAGTGCTgaaccagtgacctctgaccccag TGCTGAACCAGTGACCTCTGACACCAG AGACGATCAGATACGAGCCCAGGATCCTCCTCAAGCAGTGAATGATGAACTACAGAGAGTCAAAgagcagcacaaaaccagcatgaagaacaagtatgagagattatgtgagggactgaaactccaggagaatgaaagcctcctgaacagcatctacacacagctctacatcatagagggagagagagaagcagtgaatcaagaacatgaggttttacagatggagaaaacagccagaacacaacactcacaagacactccaatctactgcaatgacatctttaaagcctccgctgaagcaggatgtgaggagaaagagcagatcaagactgttcttactaaaggcatcgctggaatcggaaaaaccgtctctgtgcagaagttcattctggactgggccgagggaaaagccaatcaggatgtagatttcatgtttgtgcttccatttcgagagctgaacttgatcagagatcatcagtacagtcttcacagacttctgctggactttcatcctgaacttcaagatctggactcacagatttatgaggagtgtaaagttgtgttcatctttgatggtctggatgaaagcagaatcacactgatgttttcagacgctcagaaagtttgtgatgtgactgagacttcatcagtggctgtgttgatgtcaaagctgatgaaaggagagctgcttccctctgctctcatctggatcacctccagaccagcagcagccaatcagatcccctccgaatacatccaccgtctgacagaaattcagggattcactgagcctcagaaggaggaatatttcaggaagagaatcagtgatgagcatcaagccagcagaatcatctcacacatcagaagagcaagaagcctccacatcatgtgccacatccccgtcttctgctggatctcatccactgtgcttcagaagctcctggaagaagatctgagagcagaaatccctcaaactctgactgaaatgtacatccacttcctgctgattcagatcaacatgaggaagcagaagtatgaagagagagatccagagaaactcctgccgtccaacagagaagtgattgtgaaactttctgaagtggctttcaaacagctgatgaagggcaatgtgatgttctatgaggaggacctgattgagagcggcatagacgtcactgacgcctcggtgtattctgggatttgcactgagatcttgaagcaggaatctgtgattcatcagaggaaagtctacagcttcattcatctgagcgtTCAGGAGTTTCTCGCTGCTTTCTATCTGCTTTACTGCTATTTAACAAAGAACAAGAAACCACTGCATGAATTCAGATCTTACGGATTTAATAAAGACTCTCTGTATGATTTACTAAGATCAGCAGTAAATAAAGCTCTCAAGAGTGAGAATGGACGTCTGGATctgttcctgcggttcctgctgggcgtctcactggagtccaatcagagactcttacaggatctactgacacacacagagaacagctcagagaCCATCAGCAGAACCACATGGTACATTAAAGAGAGGATCACATATCAAGATGATAGTCATCCTCTCTCAGCTGTTAAGTCgatcaatctgttcctctgtctgctggaagtgaaagatcagactctgtccagagagattcaggagtttgtgaaatcagacaaacactcagagGAGAAACTCTCTCCTGGTCACTGCTCAACAATCTcctacatgcttcagatgtcagaggaGCCTCTGGATGAACTGAACCCcatgaaatacaacacatcagctgaggggagaagaagactgataccagctgtgatcAAGTGCAGAAAAGCTCG TCTTGCTGGCTGTGATCTCACTGCTCAGTGTTGTGAGAGATtgtcttcagctctacaatcctcaaactgtgtcctgagagagctggatctgagttacaatgacctgcaggactctggagtaaagtttatttctgatggactgaagagtcagAACTATcagctgcagatactgag ATTTTCTGGCTGTAAACTCACTGCTCAGTGTTGTGAGAgtttgtcttcagctctacaatcctcaaactgtgtcctgagagagctggatctgaggaacaatgacctgcaggactctggtgtaaagtttatttctgatggactgaagagtcagaactgtcagctgcagatactgag TCTTGCTGGCTGTGATCTCACTGCTCAGTGTTGTGAGAGATTGTCAtcagctctacaatcctcaaactgtgtcctgagagagctggatctgaggaacaatgacctgcaggactctggagtaaagtttatttctgatggactgaagagtcagaactgtcagctgcagatactgag gttgtctggctgtatggtgacagaggaaggctgtggttatttgtcttcagctctgagttcaaacccctcacacctgagagagctggatctgagctacaatcacccaggagaATCAGGAGTCAAGCTGCTCAAACACAAACTGCAGGATCCAAACTATAAACTGCAGATACTCAA tgtGGATCATGGAGGAGAGATCAGGATGAGAACGGGACTACGAAAGT ATGCCTGTGAactcacactggatccaaacacagcacacactcgACTCGTTCTGTCTGATGAGAACAAGAAGATCACATTAGTGAAAGATCATCAgctgtatcctgatcatccagagagatttgatcGTGTTCATCCTCAGGTTCTGTGTGTTGAGAGTCtgactggacgctgttactgggagactgAATGGAGCAGACGAGCTGCTATATCAGTGTCCTATAAAGGAATCAACAGGAAAGGAGGAAGGAGAGATTGTATGTTTGGATTGAATGATAAATCCTGGAGTCTGTTCTGCTCTGATAACAGTTTCTCTGTCCGTCACGATGAGATCATACCTGTTCTATCTGCTGACCCTTCATCCTGTAAGAGAGCAGGAGTGTATGTGGATGTGTCTGCTGGtgttctgtccttctacagcgtctctgacacacacacactcacacacttacacacactcaacaccacattcactgaacccctctaTGCTGGATTTAGACTTTATTATCCTGATTCctcagtgtctctgtgtgatATTAAATGA
- the LOC113040332 gene encoding NACHT, LRR and PYD domains-containing protein 12-like isoform X2, producing MEISERSSSPDPSCVSLKSDASMGDPPKLSAEPVTSDPSAEPVTSDTRVTRRKSQRSSSPDPSCMSLKSDASMGDPPKLSAEPVTSDPRVTRRKSQRSSSPDPSGVSLKSDASMGDPPKLSAEPVTSDPRDDQIRAQDPPQAVNDELQRVKEQHKTSMKNKYERLCEGLKLQENESLLNSIYTQLYIIEGEREAVNQEHEVLQMEKTARTQHSQDTPIYCNDIFKASAEAGCEEKEQIKTVLTKGIAGIGKTVSVQKFILDWAEGKANQDVDFMFVLPFRELNLIRDHQYSLHRLLLDFHPELQDLDSQIYEECKVVFIFDGLDESRITLMFSDAQKVCDVTETSSVAVLMSKLMKGELLPSALIWITSRPAAANQIPSEYIHRLTEIQGFTEPQKEEYFRKRISDEHQASRIISHIRRARSLHIMCHIPVFCWISSTVLQKLLEEDLRAEIPQTLTEMYIHFLLIQINMRKQKYEERDPEKLLPSNREVIVKLSEVAFKQLMKGNVMFYEEDLIESGIDVTDASVYSGICTEILKQESVIHQRKVYSFIHLSVQEFLAAFYLLYCYLTKNKKPLHEFRSYGFNKDSLYDLLRSAVNKALKSENGRLDLFLRFLLGVSLESNQRLLQDLLTHTENSSETISRTTWYIKERITYQDDSHPLSAVKSINLFLCLLEVKDQTLSREIQEFVKSDKHSEEKLSPGHCSTISYMLQMSEEPLDELNPMKYNTSAEGRRRLIPAVIKCRKARLAGCDLTAQCCERLSSALQSSNCVLRELDLSYNDLQDSGVKFISDGLKSQNYQLQILRFSGCKLTAQCCESLSSALQSSNCVLRELDLRNNDLQDSGVKFISDGLKSQNCQLQILSLAGCDLTAQCCERLSSALQSSNCVLRELDLRNNDLQDSGVKFISDGLKSQNCQLQILRLSGCMVTEEGCGYLSSALSSNPSHLRELDLSYNHPGESGVKLLKHKLQDPNYKLQILNVDHGGEIRMRTGLRKYACELTLDPNTAHTRLVLSDENKKITLVKDHQLYPDHPERFDRVHPQVLCVESLTGRCYWETEWSRRAAISVSYKGINRKGGRRDCMFGLNDKSWSLFCSDNSFSVRHDEIIPVLSADPSSCKRAGVYVDVSAGVLSFYSVSDTHTLTHLHTLNTTFTEPLYAGFRLYYPDSSVSLCDIK from the exons atggagatcagtgagagatcttcatctccagatcccagctgtgtgtctctgaagagtgaTGCATCCATGGGAGATCCTCCTAAACTCAGTGCTgaaccagtgacctctgaccccag TGCTGAACCAGTGACCTCTGACACCAG agtCACCAGGAGGAAGAGTCAGAGATCTTCATCTCCAGATCCCAGCTGTATGTCTCTGAAGAGTGATGCATCCATGGGAGATCCTCCTAAACTCAGTGCTgaaccagtgacctctgaccccag agtCACCAGGAGGAAGAGTCAGAGATCTTCATCTCCAGATCCCAGCGgtgtgtctctgaagagtgaTGCATCCATGGGAGATCCTCCTAAACTCAGTGCTgaaccagtgacctctgaccccag AGACGATCAGATACGAGCCCAGGATCCTCCTCAAGCAGTGAATGATGAACTACAGAGAGTCAAAgagcagcacaaaaccagcatgaagaacaagtatgagagattatgtgagggactgaaactccaggagaatgaaagcctcctgaacagcatctacacacagctctacatcatagagggagagagagaagcagtgaatcaagaacatgaggttttacagatggagaaaacagccagaacacaacactcacaagacactccaatctactgcaatgacatctttaaagcctccgctgaagcaggatgtgaggagaaagagcagatcaagactgttcttactaaaggcatcgctggaatcggaaaaaccgtctctgtgcagaagttcattctggactgggccgagggaaaagccaatcaggatgtagatttcatgtttgtgcttccatttcgagagctgaacttgatcagagatcatcagtacagtcttcacagacttctgctggactttcatcctgaacttcaagatctggactcacagatttatgaggagtgtaaagttgtgttcatctttgatggtctggatgaaagcagaatcacactgatgttttcagacgctcagaaagtttgtgatgtgactgagacttcatcagtggctgtgttgatgtcaaagctgatgaaaggagagctgcttccctctgctctcatctggatcacctccagaccagcagcagccaatcagatcccctccgaatacatccaccgtctgacagaaattcagggattcactgagcctcagaaggaggaatatttcaggaagagaatcagtgatgagcatcaagccagcagaatcatctcacacatcagaagagcaagaagcctccacatcatgtgccacatccccgtcttctgctggatctcatccactgtgcttcagaagctcctggaagaagatctgagagcagaaatccctcaaactctgactgaaatgtacatccacttcctgctgattcagatcaacatgaggaagcagaagtatgaagagagagatccagagaaactcctgccgtccaacagagaagtgattgtgaaactttctgaagtggctttcaaacagctgatgaagggcaatgtgatgttctatgaggaggacctgattgagagcggcatagacgtcactgacgcctcggtgtattctgggatttgcactgagatcttgaagcaggaatctgtgattcatcagaggaaagtctacagcttcattcatctgagcgtTCAGGAGTTTCTCGCTGCTTTCTATCTGCTTTACTGCTATTTAACAAAGAACAAGAAACCACTGCATGAATTCAGATCTTACGGATTTAATAAAGACTCTCTGTATGATTTACTAAGATCAGCAGTAAATAAAGCTCTCAAGAGTGAGAATGGACGTCTGGATctgttcctgcggttcctgctgggcgtctcactggagtccaatcagagactcttacaggatctactgacacacacagagaacagctcagagaCCATCAGCAGAACCACATGGTACATTAAAGAGAGGATCACATATCAAGATGATAGTCATCCTCTCTCAGCTGTTAAGTCgatcaatctgttcctctgtctgctggaagtgaaagatcagactctgtccagagagattcaggagtttgtgaaatcagacaaacactcagagGAGAAACTCTCTCCTGGTCACTGCTCAACAATCTcctacatgcttcagatgtcagaggaGCCTCTGGATGAACTGAACCCcatgaaatacaacacatcagctgaggggagaagaagactgataccagctgtgatcAAGTGCAGAAAAGCTCG TCTTGCTGGCTGTGATCTCACTGCTCAGTGTTGTGAGAGATtgtcttcagctctacaatcctcaaactgtgtcctgagagagctggatctgagttacaatgacctgcaggactctggagtaaagtttatttctgatggactgaagagtcagAACTATcagctgcagatactgag ATTTTCTGGCTGTAAACTCACTGCTCAGTGTTGTGAGAgtttgtcttcagctctacaatcctcaaactgtgtcctgagagagctggatctgaggaacaatgacctgcaggactctggtgtaaagtttatttctgatggactgaagagtcagaactgtcagctgcagatactgag TCTTGCTGGCTGTGATCTCACTGCTCAGTGTTGTGAGAGATTGTCAtcagctctacaatcctcaaactgtgtcctgagagagctggatctgaggaacaatgacctgcaggactctggagtaaagtttatttctgatggactgaagagtcagaactgtcagctgcagatactgag gttgtctggctgtatggtgacagaggaaggctgtggttatttgtcttcagctctgagttcaaacccctcacacctgagagagctggatctgagctacaatcacccaggagaATCAGGAGTCAAGCTGCTCAAACACAAACTGCAGGATCCAAACTATAAACTGCAGATACTCAA tgtGGATCATGGAGGAGAGATCAGGATGAGAACGGGACTACGAAAGT ATGCCTGTGAactcacactggatccaaacacagcacacactcgACTCGTTCTGTCTGATGAGAACAAGAAGATCACATTAGTGAAAGATCATCAgctgtatcctgatcatccagagagatttgatcGTGTTCATCCTCAGGTTCTGTGTGTTGAGAGTCtgactggacgctgttactgggagactgAATGGAGCAGACGAGCTGCTATATCAGTGTCCTATAAAGGAATCAACAGGAAAGGAGGAAGGAGAGATTGTATGTTTGGATTGAATGATAAATCCTGGAGTCTGTTCTGCTCTGATAACAGTTTCTCTGTCCGTCACGATGAGATCATACCTGTTCTATCTGCTGACCCTTCATCCTGTAAGAGAGCAGGAGTGTATGTGGATGTGTCTGCTGGtgttctgtccttctacagcgtctctgacacacacacactcacacacttacacacactcaacaccacattcactgaacccctctaTGCTGGATTTAGACTTTATTATCCTGATTCctcagtgtctctgtgtgatATTAAATGA
- the LOC113040332 gene encoding NACHT, LRR and PYD domains-containing protein 3-like isoform X13 — translation MEISERSSSPDPSCVSLKSDASMGDPPKLSAEPVTSDPRVTRRKSQRSSSPDPSCVSLKSDASMGDPPKLSAEPVTSDTRVTRRKSQRSSSPDPSCMSLKSDASMGDPPKLSAEPVTSDPRVTRRKSQRSSSPDPSGVSLKSDASMGDPPKLSAEPVTSDPRDDQIRAQDPPQAVNDELQRVKEQHKTSMKNKYERLCEGLKLQENESLLNSIYTQLYIIEGEREAVNQEHEVLQMEKTARTQHSQDTPIYCNDIFKASAEAGCEEKEQIKTVLTKGIAGIGKTVSVQKFILDWAEGKANQDVDFMFVLPFRELNLIRDHQYSLHRLLLDFHPELQDLDSQIYEECKVVFIFDGLDESRITLMFSDAQKVCDVTETSSVAVLMSKLMKGELLPSALIWITSRPAAANQIPSEYIHRLTEIQGFTEPQKEEYFRKRISDEHQASRIISHIRRARSLHIMCHIPVFCWISSTVLQKLLEEDLRAEIPQTLTEMYIHFLLIQINMRKQKYEERDPEKLLPSNREVIVKLSEVAFKQLMKGNVMFYEEDLIESGIDVTDASVYSGICTEILKQESVIHQRKVYSFIHLSVQEFLAAFYLLYCYLTKNKKPLHEFRSYGFNKDSLYDLLRSAVNKALKSENGRLDLFLRFLLGVSLESNQRLLQDLLTHTENSSETISRTTWYIKERITYQDDSHPLSAVKSINLFLCLLEVKDQTLSREIQEFVKSDKHSEEKLSPGHCSTISYMLQMSEEPLDELNPMKYNTSAEGRRRLIPAVIKCRKARFSGCKLTAQCCESLSSALQSSNCVLRELDLRNNDLQDSGVKFISDGLKSQNCQLQILRLSGCMVTEEGCGYLSSALSSNPSHLRELDLSYNHPGESGVKLLKHKLQDPNYKLQILNVDHGGEIRMRTGLRKYACELTLDPNTAHTRLVLSDENKKITLVKDHQLYPDHPERFDRVHPQVLCVESLTGRCYWETEWSRRAAISVSYKGINRKGGRRDCMFGLNDKSWSLFCSDNSFSVRHDEIIPVLSADPSSCKRAGVYVDVSAGVLSFYSVSDTHTLTHLHTLNTTFTEPLYAGFRLYYPDSSVSLCDIK, via the exons atggagatcagtgagagatcttcatctccagatcccagctgtgtgtctctgaagagtgaTGCATCCATGGGAGATCCTCCTAAACTCAGTGCTgaaccagtgacctctgaccccag agtCACCAGGAGGAAGAGTCAGAGATCTTCATCTCCAGATcccagctgtgtgtctctgaagagtgaTGCATCCATGGGAGATCCTCCTAAACTCAGTGCTGAACCAGTGACCTCTGACACCAG agtCACCAGGAGGAAGAGTCAGAGATCTTCATCTCCAGATCCCAGCTGTATGTCTCTGAAGAGTGATGCATCCATGGGAGATCCTCCTAAACTCAGTGCTgaaccagtgacctctgaccccag agtCACCAGGAGGAAGAGTCAGAGATCTTCATCTCCAGATCCCAGCGgtgtgtctctgaagagtgaTGCATCCATGGGAGATCCTCCTAAACTCAGTGCTgaaccagtgacctctgaccccag AGACGATCAGATACGAGCCCAGGATCCTCCTCAAGCAGTGAATGATGAACTACAGAGAGTCAAAgagcagcacaaaaccagcatgaagaacaagtatgagagattatgtgagggactgaaactccaggagaatgaaagcctcctgaacagcatctacacacagctctacatcatagagggagagagagaagcagtgaatcaagaacatgaggttttacagatggagaaaacagccagaacacaacactcacaagacactccaatctactgcaatgacatctttaaagcctccgctgaagcaggatgtgaggagaaagagcagatcaagactgttcttactaaaggcatcgctggaatcggaaaaaccgtctctgtgcagaagttcattctggactgggccgagggaaaagccaatcaggatgtagatttcatgtttgtgcttccatttcgagagctgaacttgatcagagatcatcagtacagtcttcacagacttctgctggactttcatcctgaacttcaagatctggactcacagatttatgaggagtgtaaagttgtgttcatctttgatggtctggatgaaagcagaatcacactgatgttttcagacgctcagaaagtttgtgatgtgactgagacttcatcagtggctgtgttgatgtcaaagctgatgaaaggagagctgcttccctctgctctcatctggatcacctccagaccagcagcagccaatcagatcccctccgaatacatccaccgtctgacagaaattcagggattcactgagcctcagaaggaggaatatttcaggaagagaatcagtgatgagcatcaagccagcagaatcatctcacacatcagaagagcaagaagcctccacatcatgtgccacatccccgtcttctgctggatctcatccactgtgcttcagaagctcctggaagaagatctgagagcagaaatccctcaaactctgactgaaatgtacatccacttcctgctgattcagatcaacatgaggaagcagaagtatgaagagagagatccagagaaactcctgccgtccaacagagaagtgattgtgaaactttctgaagtggctttcaaacagctgatgaagggcaatgtgatgttctatgaggaggacctgattgagagcggcatagacgtcactgacgcctcggtgtattctgggatttgcactgagatcttgaagcaggaatctgtgattcatcagaggaaagtctacagcttcattcatctgagcgtTCAGGAGTTTCTCGCTGCTTTCTATCTGCTTTACTGCTATTTAACAAAGAACAAGAAACCACTGCATGAATTCAGATCTTACGGATTTAATAAAGACTCTCTGTATGATTTACTAAGATCAGCAGTAAATAAAGCTCTCAAGAGTGAGAATGGACGTCTGGATctgttcctgcggttcctgctgggcgtctcactggagtccaatcagagactcttacaggatctactgacacacacagagaacagctcagagaCCATCAGCAGAACCACATGGTACATTAAAGAGAGGATCACATATCAAGATGATAGTCATCCTCTCTCAGCTGTTAAGTCgatcaatctgttcctctgtctgctggaagtgaaagatcagactctgtccagagagattcaggagtttgtgaaatcagacaaacactcagagGAGAAACTCTCTCCTGGTCACTGCTCAACAATCTcctacatgcttcagatgtcagaggaGCCTCTGGATGAACTGAACCCcatgaaatacaacacatcagctgaggggagaagaagactgataccagctgtgatcAAGTGCAGAAAAGCTCG ATTTTCTGGCTGTAAACTCACTGCTCAGTGTTGTGAGAgtttgtcttcagctctacaatcctcaaactgtgtcctgagagagctggatctgaggaacaatgacctgcaggactctggtgtaaagtttatttctgatggactgaagagtcagaactgtcagctgcagatactgag gttgtctggctgtatggtgacagaggaaggctgtggttatttgtcttcagctctgagttcaaacccctcacacctgagagagctggatctgagctacaatcacccaggagaATCAGGAGTCAAGCTGCTCAAACACAAACTGCAGGATCCAAACTATAAACTGCAGATACTCAA tgtGGATCATGGAGGAGAGATCAGGATGAGAACGGGACTACGAAAGT ATGCCTGTGAactcacactggatccaaacacagcacacactcgACTCGTTCTGTCTGATGAGAACAAGAAGATCACATTAGTGAAAGATCATCAgctgtatcctgatcatccagagagatttgatcGTGTTCATCCTCAGGTTCTGTGTGTTGAGAGTCtgactggacgctgttactgggagactgAATGGAGCAGACGAGCTGCTATATCAGTGTCCTATAAAGGAATCAACAGGAAAGGAGGAAGGAGAGATTGTATGTTTGGATTGAATGATAAATCCTGGAGTCTGTTCTGCTCTGATAACAGTTTCTCTGTCCGTCACGATGAGATCATACCTGTTCTATCTGCTGACCCTTCATCCTGTAAGAGAGCAGGAGTGTATGTGGATGTGTCTGCTGGtgttctgtccttctacagcgtctctgacacacacacactcacacacttacacacactcaacaccacattcactgaacccctctaTGCTGGATTTAGACTTTATTATCCTGATTCctcagtgtctctgtgtgatATTAAATGA